The following are encoded together in the Caretta caretta isolate rCarCar2 chromosome 17, rCarCar1.hap1, whole genome shotgun sequence genome:
- the LOC142069509 gene encoding maestro heat-like repeat-containing protein family member 2A: protein MVQKTSLATLEIIIASGRGISQELWARLLGYVTRTPYTDSMTPLCRCLRILAEKRQQHRQAAHDCREPVASPTPQQLLARLLVLSASPFKGEGRGVAALLLLNALRPELYGDEAEQWWMEIPAMVHYLDGHSKFSLDQTAWEHKLLEFLRKTLERSKEGGWSQDLSQELGRQMGSYASGSVEKAFLCKVLGTALAMGKDVAAVTGQLRELLRMTDYLNDTETECLGSCLQLCARDQLDAILRALGDFEEEMAEGEDSWHLSLCKGLAPWERDRVKSALLLFYSSAAAQAPPQQLLPLLVDEIIPKILHHYSTSSQALGLNARQMVTSSEYDPSVSPQGPCSSGQGICMNCGKAGAGPGCGLLAARLSLSPGDAGA from the exons ATGGTCCAGAAAACCAGCCTGGCCACGTTAGAAATAATCATTGCCTCGGGCAGGGGGATCAGCCAG GAGCTGTGGGCACGGCTCCTGGGGTACGTTACCCGCACCCCCTACACTGATTCCATGACCCCCCTGTGCCGCTGCCTGAGGATCCTGGCCGAGAAgcggcagcagcacagacaagCAGCCCACGACTGCAGGGAGCCAG TGGCATCTCCGACtccgcagcagctgctggcccggCTCCTG gTGCTGTCAGCATCCCCCTTCAAGGGAGAAGGGCGCGGAGTggctgccctgctcctgctgaacgCCCTGCGCCCTGAGCTGTATGGGGACGAGGCCGAGCAATGGTGGATGGAGATTCCAGCCATGGTCCACTATCTTGACG GACATAGCAAGTTCTCTCTGGACCAGACCGCGTGGGAGCACAAGCTGTTGGAG TTCCTCCGAAAGACCTTGGAGAGGAGCAAAGAGGGTGGCTGGAGCCAGGATCTGAGCCAGGAGCTGGGCCGGCAGATGGGCAGCTATGCCAGTGGCTCTGTGGAGAAG GCTTTCCTCTGCAAGGTGCTGGGCACAGCCCTGGCCATGGGCAAGGATGTGGCTGCAGTGACAGGGCAGCTCCGGGAGCTGCTGCGCATGACCGACTATCTGAATGACACAGAGACGGAG TGCCTTGGCTCCTGCCTGCAGCTCTGTGCCAGGGACCAGCTGGATGCCATCCTGAGAGCTCTGGGCGACTTTGAGGAGGAAATGGCAGAGGGGGAGGATTCCTGGCATCTCAGCCTGTGCAAG GGCCTGGCCCCatgggagagggacagagtgaaGAGCGCCCTCCTGCTGTTCTACAGCAGTGCAGCAGCCCAGGCAcccccccagcagctgctccctctgctggtggaTGAGATCATACCCAAAATCCTGCACCATTACAGCACCAGCTCCCAG gcgCTGGGACTAAACGCCAGGCAGATGGTAACGAGCAGCGAGTATGATCCCAGTGTGTCCCCCCAGGGCCCATGCAGCTCGGGCCAGGGCATCTGCATGAATTGTGggaaggctggggctgggccaggctgtggGCTGCTGGCAGCCAGGCTAAGTCTCAGCCCTGGGGATGCTGGTGCATAG
- the LOC142069508 gene encoding maestro heat-like repeat-containing protein family member 2A, which translates to MVAIGHLSKVKQPLSREKNPELMEQCLDSVFSLPPQEFTADVGPIQTLYASTMATLEGLMEMLLEEDETPERLQGTFRLLQRWLVSEQVWERARAMRVSTHLLRAYLQMVTITTQIPPGQFSTLAGTLGPYTCDSLGSIRQGAGDAIRCLLDIQVIKQPWTLRGQDKEWALRCMCQELQSADPGKVWDASIKLAKIVSRALPKAEILPFTQTLLESLGAVSQACDQASVLWFHTLLTDRASDLKDTVQAILSITSTYLRCTEDPEPRGLLAQTVSLLAQHHQETVVTYLLQRPLPMDRDSKELWAALAAEDFFQDILKDLLDRIPRGPAAEQGAETQEVAVASPLSVVCAIGEVVMGAAVGNALGSLLPELCCALLYQLSRTLDSDTPLPSRAGRPLAGPKGAAPPPSTPRSLMVVALRAVLAKGLKDVSRTLDKEQGWHLLEDPRSFPEGVSLLARALVQVGEAPLERILQLLLPSLSSPCEDWRVTGTAFYAELMSHPVLRQRKLLKPVLKHLVAGASDESDTIRWLAARGLGNMPQGAPQKVKKHRQLLLDTLRRPLAEPSSPQVVGESMRALCKMLGQLSERDMGRLSQPMAAQARAHFPHEDGAVRAAAFGLFGALASSAHHKHRQLFTGEVRSSWAALMLHVRDPSPEAATACYAAFQVCAPFIGLTGLGGAFDSRLLTGASGERHEHLMEHVCKQLAQKDPVLLDSLVIETCLHLHSPWEGIRLAAAKLAGILAENMEAQHVQQLDLGKLLCSLQALHGDPSTAVEIAVAEAISTISQKQRVALQEPGPSHTGPRVRGRLLFVRKLFRRKGKGRPLAGPLDAAESDSISSS; encoded by the exons ATGGTGGCCATTGGGCACCTGAG TAAAGTGAAGCAGCCACTGAGCCGTGAAAAGAATCCGGAGTTGATGGAGCAGTGCCTTGATAGTgtcttctccctgcctccccaggagTTCACTGCGGATGTGGGGCCCATCCAG ACTCTTTATGCCAGCACCATGGCCACCCTGGAGGGGCTAATGGAGATGTTGCTGGAGGAGGATGAGACGCCAGAGCGACTCCAGGGAACCTTCCGG cTCCTGCAGAGATGGCTGGTGTCAGAGCAGGTGTGGGAGCGTGCACGTGCCATGCGGGTCAGCACCCACCTGCTGAGGGCGTATCTCCAGATGGTTACCATCACC ACACAGATACCTCCTGGCCAGTTCAGCACCCTGGCTGGGACGCTGGGCCCCTACACCTGTGACTCACTGGGCAGCATCCGCCAGGGTGCAGGGGATGCCATCAGGTGCCTGCTAGACATACAAG TTATCAAGCAGCCTTGGACCCTGAGGGGCCAAGATAAGGAGTGGGCGCTGCGGTGCATGTGTCAGGAGCTGCAGAGTGCAGATCCCGGCAAGGTGTGGGATGCATCTATCAAACTGGCCAAA ATCGTCAGCAGGGCCCTGCCCAAGGCGGAGATCCTGCCCTTCACCCAGACCCTGCTGGAGAGCCTGGGGGCCGTGAGCCAGGCCTGTGACCAGGCCAGTGTCCTGTGGTTTCACACGCTCCTGACAGACCGCGCCAGTGACCTGAAGGACACA GTCCAGGCCATCCTGAGCATCACCAGCACCTACCTGCGCTGCACGGAGGACCCTGAGCCGAGAGGGCTCCTGGCCCAGACAGTCTCACTGCTGGCTCAGCACCACCAGGAGACTGTGGTCACCTACctcctacagcgccccctgccaaTGGATAG GGACAGCaaggagctctgggcagctctggCTGCTGAGGATTTCTTCCAGGATATCCTAAAGGATTTGCTAGACCGGATCCCCagggggccagcagcagagcaaggGGCTGAGACCCAGGAGGTAGCAGTTGCCAGTCCCCTCTCG GTGGTCTGTGCCATCGGCGAGGTGGTGATGGGGGCAGCGGTCGGGAATGCGCTGGGCTCGCTGCTCCCTGAGCTCTGCTGTGCCCTCCTGTACCAGCTCAGCCGCACCCTGGACAGCGACACGCCATTGCCCTCTAGGGCTGGGAGACCCCTGGCCGGCCCAAAGGGagctgcacccccaccctccaccccccgcag CCTGATGGTGGTGGCGCTCAGAGCCGTGCTCGCCAAGGGCCTGAAGGACGTGTCCAGGACCCTGGACAAGGAGCAAGGCTGGCACCTTCTGGAGGATCCCCGCAGCTTCCCCGAAGGTGTCTCCCTGCTGGCGAG GGCTCTGGTGCAGGTGGGCGAGGCACCACTGGAGAGGatcctgcagctcctgctcccGTCCCTGAGCTCCCCATGTGAGGACTGGAGAGTCACTGGCACAGCCTTCTATGCTGAG CTAATGAGTCACCCCGTGCTGCGGCAGAGGAAGCTGCTAAAACCTGTCTTGAAGCACCTGGTGGCAGGGGCCAGCGATGAGAGTGACACTATCCGTTGGCTGGCAGCCCGTGGGCTGGGGAACATGCCCCAGGGGGCGCCGCAGAAG GTGAAGAAGCACAGGCAGCTCCTGCTGGACACCCTGCGCCGCCCCTTGGCTgagcccagcagcccccaggTCGTGGGCGAGAGCATGCGGGCCCTGTGCAAGATGCTGGGGCAGCTGAGCGAGCGTGACATGGGCCGCCTCTCCCAGCCCATGGCTGCGCAGGCCCGGGCACACTTCCCACAC GAGGACGGCGCCGTGCGCGCGGCAGCATTTGGCCTGTTTGGGGCCCTGGCCAGCTCGGCCCACCACAAGCACCGGCAGCTCTTCACAGGGGAAGTGAGGAGCAGCTGGGCCGCTCTCATGCTCCATGTGCGGGACCCAAGCCCTGAGGCAGCCACG GCCTGCTACGCTGCCTTCCAGGTGTGCGCCCCGTTCATAGGCCTCACGGGGCTCGGGGGAGCCTTTGACAGTAGGCTCCTGACAGGCGCCTCCGGGGAGAGGCACGAACACTTGATGGAACACGTCTGCAAACAGCTG GCCCAGAAGGACCCTGTGCTGCTGGACAGTCTCGTCATTGAGACCTGCCTGCACCTCCACAGCCCCTGGGAGGGGATCAGACTGGCAGCAGCCAAGCTGGCAG GGATCCTGGCAGAGAACATGGAGGCCCAGCATGTCCAGCAGCTGGATCTGGGAAAGCTGCTGTGCT cCCTCCAGGCACTGCATGGTGATCCCAGCACTGCTGTCGAGATTGCTGTGGCAGAAGCCATCAGCACCATCAGCCAGAAGCAGCGGGTAGCCCTGCAGGAGCCAGGTCCCAGCCACACAGGCCCCAGAGTCCGAGGGAGGCTGCTCTTTGTGAGGAAGCTCttcaggaggaaggggaaggggagacccCTGGCAGGGCCCCTAGATGCCGCAGAGTCCGATAGCATCTCCAGCAGCTGA